From the Anguilla rostrata isolate EN2019 chromosome 5, ASM1855537v3, whole genome shotgun sequence genome, the window TTTCTAAATGGTGGACACTGGGGATTTTTGGTCCTTCACcatcattcatattcatttgtatttagtAGAATTTCTGGTGGTGAAGTTAAGCAGTGTGAAACAGCTCCACCCAGAAACAAAGATGTGATGGTAGTGTCCTGTGTGTGATGAGGGGTATCGTagtattgtgtgtgttagtgtgtgtttatgtgagatGAGGAGTATGgtagcattgtgtgtgtgtttttgtgtgtgttgagggggtATGGTCAtattgtgaatgtgtttgtgtatgtgtgtgtttgaaatgaGGTGGTGTGGTTGCAGCATTGAGCATATTTGTGATGAGGTGGTATGATGGCAGtactgtgtgtacatttgtgatggtagtgttgtgtgtgatgagcAGGAGTTGGCAGATGAAGTGGCCCTGGTCGATGTGATGGAGGAGAAGCTGAAGGGTGAAGCCCTGGACCTGCAGCACGGGGGGCTTTTCCTGCGCACGCCCAAAATTGTAGCCAGCAAAGGTGAGAAAGTCCAGGCTGTCACAGGGTGTCCTGGGGGGGGTGCTCCTGGGGTGCAGGATTGCTCTGTGTACCTGTATCAGATTCACAGAGGACATGGGCACAGTTTCCCCTCACTTTCTCATGCACTTCTACACTCACATTCTCTCcaacaaatatgttttatttctctCAACTTATGAATACCAGAAGCGGTTTCACCCTACTCCAGATGCAAATGAACCGAGAAATGCATGAATGCAAGACAGATCAGTGGTAGAGAGTGCATGAGGCGAGAGCAACAGGCATCAGAGAGCAACACTAGGAGTTAACTGCCTGCACCTGCAAGAATGAACAGCATGCAGGGGAGAGCATTATTGAGAGTGCggcattattatttgtaatgttgTGTTAAATTGATTGGGAAAGatacattttaacatatttacataaaactATTATCTGATAGCACTATAATAATTTTGCAAAATGAAGAATGACTACAGTTCAGGATGTGGCCATGATCGTGGAGAGAGAAGCATTATGAGAGAGCAGTTTCAGTGTAGGGAGAGCAGTATCCTGCAGCGAGCGGCTGCTTtcatgtcatgtgacctgtgactTCCTGTCCCTTAGACTACAGCGTAACGGCGAACTCCAAGGTTGTGGTGGTGACGGCCGGTGCTCGCCAGCAGGAAGGCGAGAGCCGCCTCAACCTGGTGCAGCGCAACGTCAACATCTTCAAGTTCATCATCCCCAACATCGTCAAGTACAGCCCCGACTGCATCATCCTCGTTGTCTCCAACCCAGGCAAGCAAGAAGCGCTCCGCCATCACACTCTCAGAAGGAAGGGTTATTTGACCCATCTCCAAAGTGGGAGtctttttagttctttatggcaccctctatggtaggtgtgaaaggagtgaaagctcccagattgaaTGATTTTTCCTGACGAATAACACTTGAACTAGATAGGGTTCCTCTatagagacacagaggagactttttgaacctttttttctgagagtttATGGCCTCACTTTCAAAAGATGAGGAGGGCATGGGTGGAGCATTCAACATCATGACACATTTTGGATTAAGTCACACTTCATCAAATCACTATTAATAATCATTAACCACCTCAAAGTGAGGCTGGGCAGGGAAAAATGCCTACAAGGTTATACTTCTAGAGCTCTTGTGGACCGTAAGTCTATTAGAACTGACCTGTGTAATTTAGTTAATTCaaggttggggaggggggggtaactGCTGAGCCACGTCCTGAAGTGAGCAGTGAAAGTAACATTTGGGTTTGGACCCCTCTCAGTGGACATCCTGACATACGTGGCCTGGAAGCTGAGTGGGTTCCCCAGGCATCGCGTCATCGGCAGCGGCACCAACTTGGACTCCGCCCGCTTCCGCTTCCTGATGAGCGAGAAGCTGCACGTCCACCCCTCCAGCTGCCATGGCTGGATCATCGGAGAGCACGGAGACTCCAGCGGTgagtgtctgtctctctgtctgcctgtctgtctgtatgactgtctgtctgagagCATGGGCActtgtgtggtgagtgtgtttgtctgtctgagAGCATGGAGACTCCAGTGGTgagtgcctgtctgtctggctgtctgcctgtctgtctgtctgtatgactgtctgtctgagagCACGGGCACTTGTGTGGCGagtatgtttgtctgtctgaGAGCATGGAGACTCCAGCGGTGAGTCTTTCTGCCTGTCCGTCTGACAGAAAGCACAGATTTCAGCAGGacgtcggtctgtctgtctgtcacgaAGCACTCCAGTGTCAGTTCGCTCATTTAATGTCCACTCTCATGGGCCTATAATGGTCCAGCATTCTCCTCAGTCAAGCGCAGGACCTGTGTCATTTAACCACACAAATCCTTTGAAGAATGTAAGCTGTAGATCCAAATATATAATGAATTtgtactgaaatgtttttccatGGAAACTGTCCAATCAGCATGCCTTCTTCCTCACAGTGCCCGTCTGGAGTGGTGTGAATGTGGCCGGTGTCTCCCTCCAGAAACTGAACCCAGAGATGGGCACAGATGTCGATCAGGAAGACTGGAGATACGTGCACAGGAaggtggtggaggggtgagTCTCAAATGAGCTCAGCCTCAAACAGGAGTCAGTTCCTCAACTCCTGCCCCTTACGCAGCTGTAATCATCTCAATGTAAACATTATCAAACATTAAACCAAAAatgatttgattattttgtaCAGATTTTGTGCAAAGTTTAGATTTTTGTTGTTACTGCAAATTAGTGGATAGATGGAAAGGGAACTAGTTTGTGTGTAAATATCACAGTGCTGTGAACTAAcatcaaatgaaattattatgatATCAAATAGTCAGCAGACTTCAATAGAACACTTAGAAATATAATCAAGATGTTTCTcaactattttaacacaaattaatttagacAGCAGTAAGATGACAAAGCAGATATACATATTGCTGTTGTTCATTCTCTACCAGTGCCTATGAGGTCATTAGGCTGAAGGGCTACACTTCCTGGGCAATTGGGCTGTCTGTGGGAGACCTGGTAGAGTCCATCCTTAAGAACCTGCGCAAGGTGCACCCAGTGTCCACGCTTGTCAATGTGAGTATTTCCCAGTCTAGCACTGTGCTTCAAATAACATTGTCTTACCAGGAGATCATACAATGCAGAATCACTGCTGCTCAGGTTTGGTTTCAGAGTGTTTGCAAAACTTTGATTATGACTTCTAATTTCCTCACTGCACGGTTAACAAAAAAAGACTCATAAGACAATCTTGGTACCCAGATGGTGTATtgcttttatgaaaatataaaaaaggctAACTTTTTCTAAAGATTGGGTCACTCCAGGAAAAGTAACTGAAtttcatacagaaaaaataaaatttataggGTTTTTTACTGCTGTAAATGGAGAAAAGGGTCACTTTTGATCCAAGGCCAATACAAAGTAAGTTAGTTTAACCAATTCAGAAGTCTCCAATTCAGAAAAACCTGAGTCATATTTTCTTGAAAACATTCCTGCTTCCTCTCACATTCTGTAAATTTATTCCCCTGGGACTAACTTCACCAGTGACTCCAATATACAGAGTTTATCACAGAGGGagacacaaaaacaatgcaGCATAAccttaaaacatgcaaaatgtaATGATATCAGCTGGCAACATCCCCCAGAGGAACCTCTCGGAGAACCAAGATTCTTAATATATGCATAACTTTAAAAATCTAgcacactgaaacaaaatataattgttCCACCATACCTTCTCTGTGTAATCTTCTGCGTTGCTGTCCGTCGCTAATCCTGCGCAGCAGTAGTGCTTTGTtcgggttggagtgaaaacctacaggacagtagatctccaggaacaggattgcgcaGCCCTGCTGTACAGTTTATGATCCTCTACTGGCTCAAGCATGTGgacacactctcacaggcaTCACATACACctgtgcgcacatacacatgcacacagacacacccagtacacacacacagaaaaaacccCTTCGTACACAAACAGAccggtctcacacacaccccattctCACACCCACATatgcgcactctctctctcagtaaaGCCCGTACTGaccgcgtctctctctctccatgcccACAGGGCATGTACGGGGTGAAGGACGAGGTCTTCCTGaccgtgcctctctctctctccacgcccACAGGGCATGTACGGGGTGAAGGACGAGGTCTTCCTgaccatgtctctctctctccacacccgCAGGGCATGTACGGGGTGAAGGACGAGGTCTTCCTgaccgtgtctctctctcttcacacccGCAGGGCATGTACGGGGTGAAGGACGAGGTCTTCCTGAGCGTGCCCTGCGTGCTGGGCAGCAGCGGCCTGACGGACGTGGTGAAGATGTCCCTGAAGCCCGAGGaggagaagcagctggtgaAGAGTGCGGAGACCCTGTGGGGTGTGCAGAAGGAGCTGTCCATGTGAGACCGCACCTCATCGACCACACCTCGACCTCCGCCCcaatcgcacacacacctaaaaaCAGCCCTGCTCTTCATCCGGTTCCCCCACCTGTCCAAGCAGACCTCCGGACAGAGATGGGCCGTTTCTGTACGGGCATCGAACATCCTGGCGGATGtgcttctctcttcttcccaGGTCCATGCATGAAAGTGAACttttaaacacacagcaggtAGAGGTGGCCCAGCGAGCAGGATGGGCCTCCATTTTGCAATGGGCCTCCATTTTGGATTTGCCGTTTTGTGTTCAGCAGAACCATTCCTGCAGAGCCCCTGTTCCCATCACAGCAGAGGCATCCCGTACTACAGAACTCCAATCTAagcctgtgtttcagtgtgcaaAACTAACCAGCAGTGTCATTCAATGGGACAAGGCCTTATGAACAATACACAGGGTAACCACTTCCCTCGCTTCAGTTTTAATACATGAATTACATTTGCTTTTAGCATTAGCAGCAAACCAGTTCTGAAGCAACAGTTCTTGACTTCAATGTGAAATCTTAAGCATTATTTATGGCAGATACAAAGCtgtatttttacaataaaaatatctgCAGTAATCTGGCAGTACTGTGTTTCTGCTCTCCATTGATGTCCCTTGAAAGATGCAGTTTATCCTGAAGGcctttgtttctgaaaaaacTTCACGGACAGTGCATAGCAGGCAGGTTCAGCACTGTACCGTCTGAGCTCTGACCAGCTGCATTAGGGGTCAAAGGGCAGAGCTTCACACAGTAACAATATCTGCTTGCACTAACGCCATTACATAAACATACAGCGGATTCCCAAAGGACTGAGTGGCCTTCTCATGCCTGCATCAATGTCACTCACAGCAGCTGGCAATAGCTGTTAGTCAATGGCAGCTGAAGACACCAAAAAGCAACATTCACATATTTCCTCTCAAACTGGCTGCCGTTCACATTACAAATCGCCTCTTCGTTGTGTTCAGCTGAATGCAGTTCCACAGGGATGAGTAACTACAACAACTGATATGTGCATGTGGaaatttgtctttattttcaaattaaaccGCCAAACTAATGATAACATTTTACAGCTCCTTGAAAGTGCTTCTTAACGCAAAActaaaaattaaacagaaaaataacttCAATATTCACTGAAATAAGTTAGCCTGGAGTAAGTTTGgagttgtgtttgtgcataatTCCGATTCAAAACAACACTGACAGTAACTAAGGGAAAAAAACCTAATTAAATGTACATAATATAGGAAAAAGTAAACGGTAAGCTGGTGGTGACTGGCAGGGAACAGAAATGCACTCGTTTATGCCtccaaatgtgtattttaatgcaTACCCCATTCTTTAACTTCCATAAGACCCAGAGGACTAGGCAGTGCAGATGCACAgtttatacatatacatatttaaaacacaCCGAAGAGCACTTGAAATGAGAACATCCAGACATCTATaatacatacattatacatacataatatatGCCTTACTTCTGAATAGTAAGAGGGATTCTCAGCAGTGAATCGAGAAAGGATAAAAGGAAAAGCATAACAGCAGAAAACTCACCCCTGTGTAAGACCTTGATCAGTGGATTCAAATCCCCAAATAGTGCCCAGACACAGCAACAGATTTCCCCACATAACTGCAGGGGTTTGGCCTGATGTTGTGTAGAATGATGGTTATTAACAGACAGTCCAGACAGGCTGTGATTTATCAACTAATGAGCCAGTAGGGAGATGTGTCCGACTTATTGAGTCTGTGGGAGGTGGTGTCTGCCACTGACTCAAGCAGTGGACATACCAGtctaaatgaatgtgtgtgtgtccctctgtatgtctgtataaaTTAGTCTGGATTGACTGTCAAATGCATAAAATGGCAACAGAGGGTAGAGCATTCAGCAGAAGGTGATGTCAGTTTCTTCACTTAAAGATCAGCCCCGTAAATTCTGAAGATTAAAACTCAAGAGTCATCCATGTTGGTGCAGTCCtacacacagcagccattttgtaagaGACTACACAGGGATGTACATCTTCAGGAGCTCACCCCAGTCAAGCTGAAAGGGTAATGGCTTACTTGTATTTTTAGCTCAACCTTTCCTATGTTACCAGTATATGGCCTTTCAAACTAAAGAGCAAGAAGCCACTTTACTGAATGTCAACTATGCAGCGCAGACACCACATACAGCTCATATCCCATCACATCCTAGTATTTCCTTTTACATAACACTAGCTAtcctgtattattattctaacaTTGTATCTCACACATCAGTGATGATGCTGTCCGCAgttaaatcatattttacacCGGCTCTTTTTGGAAACTctaaagacaaagaaaataaagacaaattcTCCCAGCATTATTTCTTTTTGGTGTGCACCCTCTACACTAAAATCAGAGGATATCACACATGAAAAAGCCGTAAACCATGCCTTTATCTGAATATGCTGTTCACAGTTTGATTATTCACATTCATATCTTAACATTTTACTTTATACACCAGTTCCCATTCCCCGTCATCACATGCTAAAATTGTATTTCTCATATCATAAGCTATGCTATTAATGGTCATGGGTCAGCCGCTATGCTAACGCTACCCTGGCATGTGTTTGCAGTCTTAAGTGGACTCTGACAGGAAGATGCTTATATTACAACACCAAATACCTGGCAGAGTTTGTGATCTGGAAGATTATTATGAGCAAACATGAAGCACATACAGATGTAATTAACTGTACAGGTCTCTGACATCTGGGCTGTCTAGATTGATCTCTGAACTTTTCTCTTAGAAAAACCAGAGGAAACATATCAACAAACTGCTTTTCTTGAAGATGATTCTCTGGGAGAGTGTgcagtgtttgtctgtgtgtatttggcAACACAGCCACTAAGCCAATAAAAAGGCAGCACTCTCATGCTCTTGAACTTGGATTTACAGAAAGGTGGCATAAAGAGGACATAGAAagtcatataaaataaaaatgagagggGTTTGTGTGAGAGGAGGATCCCACACgagggagaggggtgagaggtcagaggtcagtaaAGGTCGCTGAGGCCGGCTGTTTTGCGGGCTTTCTGCATCAGCGCACGCAGCTGAAACTGCTTCCGGGACAGGAGCCGCACGTGCTGTGGAGAGGGAAACATACATACAACCGTCAGACAACCACCACGCAACGCTGAGACCatacccacacacccacaacaacccccccccaccccaccaccacatacaagcgcacacacgcacatatgcacacacacccgcaaacTCACAACAaccaccgcacacgcacacacacgcgcacacatgggTCAGTTCAACACACTTTTGGACTGAATCGTCACAGATTTTAATGAGAATTGGCATGGTAATTTGGTTTCATAAGAAACCCCTGGAACCAAAATTACACTTGTCTCGGATAATTATTATAAGGAAGATGTGCACAAAGATTTGGCAAATTAGCACGACTCCACAACTTTGACTTACCATATCCACATTACTATCAGTCATAGAGAAAAGCCTCTTGTATAATTCCCAACAGTCTTTTTCAGCTCTATCTTTTGCATACATATTATGTTCAGCCCAAAATTAAAGGTAACAGTTTTGAGTAATTCTAATCTTGCAAGTGTATctgcaaaaaaacatatttcaaaattaattaaattttcacCAAAGGTTATAATGACATCAGCACCTCAGAAACCAGAAAATTTGGTCTTGGGTTTCTGAGTCATTgccaaaatataatataattactTATCTGGACTGGTTTCACATCATTAATTCCTTACAATGCAGCGCTAACAAAGTCAGTCACTTGCAAAATTTCAAGGCCAATATTTTTGATGGGTCTTACTTGACATAATGGCAATTGCAGTGTCTATTGTTATGTtccaccaaacaaacacaaaagatAGCAAGGaactaaaaaagaaatggcCACTCagcaaaaacaaccaaaacaaaatagaaagaaaacaaaaagggtTCAGAAAGGTATCCCAGAGGACACCCACGAGGAGCGGCAACTCAACTCAgactgaaatacagaaaaacagaacgAAGGGAAATCATCAAATCTCGTAACTTGGAAAATTCTCTGTGGAAGAAACAGTGACAGCCTCAAGGCAAAATCTCTCCGAATGAAACCCTAATTTGCCCAAACTTTGCTTTTAGCCCATATCTTCCTTAATAATGATCTGAGACAAGTGCCGTTTCAGTTCCATGGGTTTCATACAAGGCAAAATAAGCATACCAAATCTCAAAAAAATCTGTGACAATGTGATCCAAAAGTGCTGAATTGatccgaacacacacacacacacacacacacacacacacacacacacatacaacctttagacaaccaccaagcaacaatAAACCCTGCAGGAAGTtagagggaggacaggaggcaGAGGAACGAGGGATGAGACAGAAAGGAGGAGGGATTGGAAATGCACGACCCTGTGCTCACCTTAAGGAAGACCTCCAGGTCAATGACACCACGTCGCAACGCTTCCCCCAGGTAGAAGATGGTGTCCTCAATGGCGTTCTCCTCAGCATAAAGGTTCAGGATCTGCTTGTAGAGGGGGGCCGTGGGtacaatgacatcatcaatgtCATTGTTTTCCGATtggttctccattttctccaggGCAGCACTGAGCTCTTCATCCTTCCGTTTCAGCAGATCGATATTCCTGTCCACCTCTGCctaccagacagacagacatacagacagacagaccaaatTAGCAAAGTATTTACATTCCTTGCAGAATGAGCAGAAGGAATTAAGGAATATATCCCCTGATTacacatgttttgtgtgtgttatgctcCCTGAATAAGGACACTCAATGTGTGCTAGTTTCAATGAATAAAGACATGGGCATGATTATGTAAGGTGACTGCTTCTCACCACTTCCTGGTCCAGGCGGGACACCATCTCCTCCAGCCTCTGATGGCCCCTCTTGAGGTCCTCCTCGGTGCGCTTCAGGGCATCCAGCTCCGCCTGCGCCCGGTCCATCTCCTCCTTCATCCTCCAGCGCAGCTTGTCACTCACTGCAGAGATCAGTGAGGCGCGGATGGTGTCCTCTCCAATGGTGCCGTCTCGGCTCGGCACTGAGAGAATTAAACTAAGTTTAGATTCACCTCCAGGGAGGCCAAACATCAGCAACCTGTCACCCCCAGCACCTACGGCCTGTCACCTCCAGCACATACAGCCTGTCACCTCCAGCACCTACAGCTGGTCACCTCCAGCACCTCAGCCGCACTCAGCCCTACAGCGTCACCTCCAGCACCTACAGTCGTCCTCAGCTCTACAGCGGTCACCTTCGCACCAGCGTCACCTCAGCACCTACAGCCTGTCACCTCCAGCACCTACAGCCTGTCACCTCCAGCACCTACAGTCGGTCACCTTCAGCATCTACAGTCGGTCACCTTCAGCATCTACAGTCGGTCACCTTCAGCATCTACAGTCTGTCACCTCCAGCACCTACAGCCTGTCACCTCCAGCACCTACAGCTGGTCACCTCCAGCAGCTACACCTTGTCACCTACAGCCTGAAACCTCCAGCACCTACAGCCTGTCACCTCCAGCATCTACAGCTGGTCACCTCCAGCCTGTCACCTCCAGCACCTACAGCTGGTCGCCTCCAGCATCTACACCCTGTCACCTCCAGCACCTACAGCCTGTCACCTCCAGCACCTACAGCTGGTCACCTCCAGCATCTACAGCCTGTCACCTCCAGCACCTACAGCCTGAAACATCCAGCACCTACAGCCTGAAACCTCCAGCACCTACAGCCTGAAACCTCCAGCACCTACAGTCTGTCACCTCCAGCATCTACAGTCTGTCACCTCCAGCATATACAGACTGTCACCTCTAGCACCTACAGTCTGTCACCTCCAGCACCTACAGCTGGTCACTTCCACCACTGACAGCCTGCCATCTCCAGAACCTACAGCTTGTCACCTCCAGCCTGTCATCACCAGAACCTGCAGCCTGTCACCTCCAACATCTACAGCCTGTCATCTCCAGCATCTCTGTCCTGTTATCTTTAGCGCAAATGTTTTTCTAACACAACTCAAACCGATACAATAGTAACTGCAAGCCAAGatttatattattgtattcTACCAAAGAAAAATGTCATGACGGGGTATTTTTATCGCATGAGACTGTAAGGGCAGGTCTTAGTTATTACAATAAGTGCAGTTCAGTGCTTATGGCTCTAATGCATCAAGTG encodes:
- the LOC135255659 gene encoding L-lactate dehydrogenase A chain-like encodes the protein MAYTYDKLISHVLREEPVGSRNKVTVVGVGMVGMACAMSILMKELADEVALVDVMEEKLKGEALDLQHGGLFLRTPKIVASKDYSVTANSKVVVVTAGARQQEGESRLNLVQRNVNIFKFIIPNIVKYSPDCIILVVSNPVDILTYVAWKLSGFPRHRVIGSGTNLDSARFRFLMSEKLHVHPSSCHGWIIGEHGDSSVPVWSGVNVAGVSLQKLNPEMGTDVDQEDWRYVHRKVVEGAYEVIRLKGYTSWAIGLSVGDLVESILKNLRKVHPVSTLVNGMYGVKDEVFLSVPCVLGSSGLTDVVKMSLKPEEEKQLVKSAETLWGVQKELSM